One part of the Malus sylvestris chromosome 2, drMalSylv7.2, whole genome shotgun sequence genome encodes these proteins:
- the LOC126592178 gene encoding synaptotagmin-5-like isoform X2, with translation MWPYVNEAASELIKTSVEPVLEQYRPIILSSLKFSKFTLGTVAPQFTGVSIVEGGGDSITMELEMQWDGNPSIILAIKTLVGVALPVQVKDIGFTGVFRLIFKPLVDEFPCFGAVCYSLREKKKLDFKLKVVGGDISALPGISDAIEGTIRDAVEDSITWPVRKVFPILPGDYSDLELKPVGMLEVKLVQAKELTNKDMVGKSDPFARLYIRPLPNRMKRSKTINNDLNPIWNEHFEFIVEDESTQHLVVKVYDDEGFQASELIGCAQVQLSELQPGKVKDVWLKLVKSLDVQRDNKNRGQVHLELLYCPFGMENGFANPFTSNSAMTSLEKVLNSGMNGTDATESEKEAAQKKREVIIRGVLTITMISAEDLPPADLMGKADPYIILTLKKSGSKNKTRVVNDNLNPVWNQTFDFVVEDGLHDMLMLEVWDHDTFGKDYMGRCIMTLTRVILEGEYQDSIPLDGAKSGKLNVQLKWNAQPIYRDS, from the exons AAAGACATCCGTGGAGCCAGTTCTGGAGCAGTACAGACCAATCATATTGTCCTCACTCAAATTTTCCAAGTTCACTCTTGGTACGGTGGCACCTCAGTTTACAG gcgTTTCTATAGTTGAAGGTGGAGGTGACAGTATCACTATGGAGTTGGAAATGCAGTGGGATGGAAATCCGAGTATAATACTTGCTATCAAGACTTTAGTTGGCGTAGCACTACCTGTGCAG GTGAAAGATATTGGATTCACGGGGGTATTCAGGCTGATCTTCAAGCCTCTGGTTGACGAGTTTCCGTGCTTTGGAGCTGTTTGTTACTCATTGAGAGAAAAG AAAAAGTTAGATTTTAAGCTTAAAGTTGTGGGTGGCGACATATCTGCATTACCTGGGATATCTGATGCAATTGAG GGGACAATACGGGATGCCGTTGAAGATTCAATTACATGGCCTGTTCGGAAAGTTTTTCCCATTTTGCCAGGGGATTACAG TGATCTGGAGTTAAAGCCAGTCGGAATGCTAGAGGTGAAACTTGTGCAGGCAAAGGAGTTAACAAATAAAGACATGGTGGGAAAATCAGATCCGTTTGCAAGACTATACATACGACCTTTACCCAACAGAATGAAAAGAAGCAAAACCATT AACAATGATTTGAATCCAATCTGGAATGAGCACTTTGAATTTATTGTTGAAGATGAATCGACTCAACATTTGGTGGTCAAAGTGTATGATGATGAGGGGTTTCAAGCATCTGAGCTCATTGGATGTGCTCAAGTACAACTAAGTGAGCTTCAGCCTGGTAAAGTGAAGGATGTCTGGTTGAAGCTGGTTAAAAGCTTGGATGTCCAAAGAGATAATAAAAACCGCGGGCAG GTGCATTTGGAGCTGTTATATTGTCCATTTGGCATGGAGAATGGCTTCGCTAATCCTTTTACTTCCAACTCTGCAATGACCTCTTTGGAAAAGGTGCTTAACAGTGGAATGAACGGAACAGATGCTACTGAAAGTGAAAAGGAAGCCGCACAGAAGAAAAGGGAGGTCATAATTAGAGGTGTACTAACTATTACTATGATATCTGCTGAGGACTTGCCACCTGCTGATCTCATGGGGAAGGCTGATCCTTACATAATACTCACCTTAAAGAAATCAGgatcaaaaaacaaaactagG GTAGTTAACGACAACTTGAATCCTGTTTGGAATCAAACTTTTGACTTTGTTGTCGAGGATGGATTGCATGACATGCTCATGCTCGAAGTCTGGGACCACGACACTTTCGGCAAG GACTATATGGGCAGATGCATCATGACCCTCACTAGGGTTATCTTAGAAGGGGAATACCAAGACTCGATACCGCTAGATGGGGCCAAATCCGGGAAATTGAACGTGCAGCTTAAGTGGAATGCCCAACCAATTTACCGTGATTCTTAA